A single region of the Sulfolobales archaeon genome encodes:
- a CDS encoding long-chain fatty acid--CoA ligase — protein MLNIRHILERARLYFGKKEIVSRTEEGIYRYTYGDMYKRVCRLANALEELGVKRGDRVASIAWNTHRHLELHLAVPAIGGVLHTVNIRYTPEEMVYTINKARDKILFVDRDQIPTVEKIYRDLRSVESVVIMGSKDSEKLSIDGAEIYYYEDLIERSSDRYEFPDLDESLPAAMCFTSGTTGMPKGVVYTHRGIFLRALASCLVDTYAISERDVVMHVVPMFHISSWFMPYAATLVGSKQVFPGPRPRPEILYSLIKSEGVTVSDGAPVVWIDFLNYFTRFGRREDISTLKRLIIGGSAPPRALIKAYKELGIDVLHAWGMTETYDSAVAFTRPKSYLEGLSEDAILDLKAKQGLPFPGIEVMIVDEKGDPLPWDGRSVGELLIRGAWVVEEYYDDPEATRKSFYRGWLRTGDLATIDEEGYIEIVDRVKDVIKSGGEWISSVRVENEAMAHPAVLEATAIAVPHPRWGERPLLIVKLKPEYVGRTSKEDILSFLRERLPKWWVPDDVVFLEEIPKTGTGKFDKKLLRERFKNYYGGEWRGS, from the coding sequence ATGCTTAATATAAGGCATATACTTGAGAGGGCTAGGCTCTACTTCGGCAAGAAGGAGATCGTTTCTAGAACCGAGGAGGGGATATATAGATATACATATGGCGATATGTATAAAAGGGTATGTAGGCTTGCCAATGCATTGGAGGAGCTCGGGGTTAAAAGGGGTGATAGGGTTGCCAGCATAGCCTGGAATACCCATAGGCATTTAGAGCTCCACCTAGCTGTTCCAGCAATTGGCGGGGTTCTCCACACGGTTAATATAAGATATACCCCTGAGGAGATGGTATATACTATTAACAAGGCTAGGGATAAGATCCTCTTTGTAGATAGAGATCAGATACCCACTGTTGAGAAGATCTATAGGGATCTAAGATCTGTTGAGTCTGTAGTTATAATGGGTTCGAAGGATTCTGAGAAGCTATCTATAGATGGGGCTGAGATATACTATTACGAGGATCTTATAGAGAGGTCGAGCGATAGATATGAGTTCCCAGATCTCGATGAGAGTCTCCCAGCAGCTATGTGCTTCACATCGGGAACCACCGGTATGCCCAAGGGGGTTGTATATACACATAGGGGGATCTTTCTAAGGGCTCTCGCCTCATGCCTAGTGGATACCTATGCTATATCTGAGAGAGATGTTGTGATGCATGTAGTACCTATGTTCCATATAAGTAGCTGGTTCATGCCATATGCAGCAACCCTTGTAGGCTCTAAACAGGTGTTTCCAGGGCCTAGGCCTAGGCCTGAGATCCTATATAGTCTTATAAAGAGCGAGGGTGTCACTGTGAGCGATGGTGCTCCAGTGGTTTGGATAGACTTTCTAAACTATTTCACGAGATTCGGTAGGCGTGAGGATATATCGACTCTAAAGAGGCTCATCATAGGAGGCTCGGCCCCTCCAAGGGCCCTTATAAAGGCTTATAAGGAGCTTGGCATCGATGTTCTACATGCGTGGGGGATGACAGAGACCTATGACTCTGCTGTAGCCTTTACAAGGCCTAAGAGCTACTTAGAAGGCCTTTCCGAAGACGCTATACTTGATCTAAAAGCTAAGCAGGGCCTCCCATTCCCAGGTATCGAGGTTATGATCGTTGATGAGAAGGGAGACCCGCTTCCATGGGATGGAAGGTCTGTGGGTGAGCTCCTTATAAGGGGTGCATGGGTTGTTGAGGAGTACTACGATGATCCAGAGGCTACTAGGAAGTCGTTCTATAGAGGATGGCTCAGAACGGGTGATCTCGCTACAATCGATGAGGAGGGATATATAGAGATTGTGGATAGGGTTAAGGATGTTATAAAGAGCGGGGGTGAGTGGATCTCCTCTGTTAGGGTTGAGAACGAGGCTATGGCCCACCCAGCTGTGCTTGAGGCAACTGCTATAGCTGTTCCCCATCCTAGGTGGGGTGAGAGACCCCTGTTAATTGTGAAGCTCAAGCCGGAATATGTTGGGAGAACATCTAAAGAGGATATCCTTAGCTTTCTACGTGAGAGGCTTCCAAAGTGGTGGGTTCCGGATGATGTTGTATTTCTAGAGGAGATACCTAAGACTGGGACGGGTAAGTTTGATAAGAAGCTTCTTAGGGAGAGGTTTAAGAACTACTATGGAGGGGAGTGGCGTGGATCTTAG
- a CDS encoding glucose 1-dehydrogenase, giving the protein MVAIVTGSGRGIGRAIAVRLAREGVRVVVNAKKGYEEVMETANTIRSLGGEALPVLADVSTREGCRELVDRAVKSFGRLDILVNNAGLGLYAPFLDQSDSMIEKTLSTSLKSVIYCSQEAAKAMKEGSIINIASIAGIEPLYGLSIYSAAKAGVIGITRALAVELAPRIRVNAIAPGVVKTKMGESLLKVLQLGEDEYLERYTLLKRFVEPEEIAEAVVFLLRTPSITGQTILIDSGMSLVASRLSR; this is encoded by the coding sequence ATGGTTGCTATAGTAACTGGCTCTGGCAGGGGTATTGGGAGGGCTATAGCTGTTAGGCTTGCTAGGGAAGGGGTTAGAGTGGTTGTAAATGCTAAGAAGGGTTATGAGGAGGTTATGGAGACAGCTAATACGATAAGATCCCTTGGTGGCGAGGCCCTACCGGTTCTAGCTGATGTATCTACTAGGGAGGGGTGTAGAGAGCTTGTGGATAGAGCTGTGAAGAGCTTTGGAAGGCTCGATATACTGGTTAACAACGCTGGCCTAGGGCTCTACGCGCCATTTCTAGATCAGAGTGATAGCATGATTGAGAAGACACTCTCAACAAGCCTTAAATCAGTGATCTACTGCTCCCAAGAGGCTGCTAAGGCTATGAAGGAGGGATCCATTATAAACATAGCGTCCATAGCTGGTATAGAGCCCCTCTACGGCCTCTCGATATATAGCGCTGCGAAAGCAGGTGTGATAGGCATTACAAGGGCATTAGCTGTAGAGCTAGCGCCTAGGATAAGGGTGAACGCAATAGCACCTGGGGTTGTTAAAACAAAGATGGGTGAGAGCCTCTTAAAGGTTCTACAGCTGGGGGAGGATGAATATCTAGAGAGATACACCCTTCTAAAGAGATTCGTAGAGCCCGAGGAGATAGCCGAGGCAGTGGTTTTCCTACTGAGAACACCATCTATAACTGGGCAAACCATATTAATAGACTCTGGGATGAGCCTGGTAGCATCTAGACTCTCGAGATAA